One Epidermidibacterium keratini DNA segment encodes these proteins:
- the fumC gene encoding class II fumarate hydratase, producing the protein MSKRIETDSMGEIEVDADHYWGAQTERSLHNFDIGRDTFVWGRPIIRSLGILKKAAAQANGELGELPEDVAALIVQAADEVISGELDAEFPLVVFQTGSGTQSNMNSNEVISNRAIEIAGGERGSKKPVHPNDHVNRGQSSNDTFPTAMHIAIVLELRERLYDSVAKLRDTLDAKAKEYADIVKVGRTHLQDATPITLGQQIGGWVAQIDHAMADVHHAEGSLHRLAIGGTAVGTGLNAHPKFGDLAAAKIAEQTGVEFTSAKNKFAALAAHDELVTLSATLRTLSGALMKMANDVRWLASGPRNGIGELLIPENEPGSSIMPGKVNPTQSEAMTMVCTRVFGNDATVGFAGTQGNFELNVFKPVMAHAVLESIRLISDACVSFNDHAAVGIEPNRERIEQNLSTNLMQVTALNPHIGYDKAAAIAKKAHKDGTSLREAALDLGYLTAEQFDEWVVPIDMTHS; encoded by the coding sequence ATGAGCAAGCGCATCGAAACCGACAGCATGGGTGAGATCGAGGTCGACGCCGACCACTACTGGGGCGCGCAGACCGAGCGGAGTCTGCACAACTTCGACATCGGTCGTGACACCTTCGTATGGGGCCGTCCGATCATCCGGTCACTGGGCATCCTGAAGAAGGCCGCCGCACAGGCCAACGGCGAGCTCGGTGAGCTGCCCGAGGACGTCGCCGCGCTGATCGTCCAGGCCGCCGACGAGGTCATCTCCGGCGAGCTCGATGCCGAGTTTCCGCTCGTGGTCTTCCAGACCGGCAGCGGCACGCAGAGCAACATGAACTCCAACGAGGTCATCTCCAACCGCGCGATCGAGATCGCCGGCGGCGAGCGCGGCTCGAAGAAGCCGGTGCACCCCAACGACCACGTCAACCGCGGGCAGTCCAGCAACGACACGTTCCCGACGGCAATGCACATCGCGATCGTGCTGGAGCTGCGCGAGCGTCTTTACGACTCGGTGGCCAAGCTGCGCGACACCCTCGATGCCAAGGCCAAGGAGTACGCCGACATCGTCAAGGTCGGGCGCACCCATCTGCAGGACGCCACGCCCATCACGCTCGGTCAGCAGATCGGCGGCTGGGTCGCCCAGATCGACCACGCCATGGCCGACGTACACCACGCAGAGGGCAGCCTGCACCGCTTGGCGATCGGCGGTACGGCGGTCGGGACCGGACTCAACGCACACCCGAAGTTTGGTGACCTCGCCGCCGCCAAGATCGCCGAGCAGACCGGCGTGGAGTTCACCTCCGCGAAAAACAAGTTTGCCGCGCTCGCCGCGCACGACGAGCTCGTCACGCTCAGCGCGACGCTGCGCACGCTGTCCGGCGCGCTGATGAAGATGGCCAACGACGTCCGCTGGCTGGCCTCCGGTCCGCGCAACGGCATCGGCGAGCTGCTGATCCCGGAAAACGAGCCGGGTTCGAGCATCATGCCGGGCAAGGTCAACCCGACGCAGAGCGAAGCCATGACGATGGTCTGCACCCGCGTCTTCGGCAACGATGCCACGGTCGGTTTTGCTGGCACGCAAGGAAACTTCGAGCTCAACGTCTTCAAGCCGGTCATGGCCCACGCCGTACTCGAGTCGATCCGGCTGATCTCCGACGCGTGCGTGTCGTTCAACGACCACGCTGCCGTCGGCATCGAGCCCAACCGCGAGCGGATCGAGCAGAACCTCTCGACCAACCTCATGCAGGTCACCGCGCTCAACCCGCACATCGGCTACGACAAGGCCGCCGCGATCGCTAAGAAGGCGCACAAGGACGGCACCAGCCTGCGCGAGGCGGCGCTGGATCTCGGCTACCTGACCGCTGAGCAGTTCGACGAGTGGGTCGTGCCGATCGACATGACCCACTCCTAG
- the arsM gene encoding arsenite methyltransferase, with amino-acid sequence MSDIRETVRERYAAAAQQMSQSCCGSGDLTRDDVFGAALYDGVDDASPAVEASLGCGVPTQVAQLAEGETVLDLGSGAGGDALISARRVGATGKVYGLDMTDEMLAQARANAAAAGVDNVEFVKGYLEDIPLPDDSVDIALSNCVINLAADKRVVLAEAARVLKPGGRIAFSDVIAADAMPEAVREDMQKWTGCIAGALTREQFERYLTEAGFTDISITPTHQVHEYAEAALINANLPG; translated from the coding sequence ATGAGCGACATTCGCGAGACGGTGCGCGAGCGGTACGCCGCGGCCGCACAACAGATGAGCCAGTCGTGCTGCGGCAGCGGTGACCTGACGCGCGACGACGTCTTCGGCGCCGCGTTGTACGACGGGGTCGACGACGCGAGCCCCGCAGTCGAGGCGTCACTGGGATGCGGCGTACCCACCCAGGTCGCGCAGCTTGCCGAGGGTGAGACGGTGCTCGATCTCGGCTCGGGAGCCGGCGGCGATGCGCTGATCTCGGCTCGCCGCGTCGGAGCGACCGGCAAGGTCTACGGCCTGGACATGACCGACGAGATGCTCGCGCAGGCGCGTGCCAACGCTGCCGCGGCGGGCGTCGACAACGTCGAGTTCGTCAAGGGTTACCTCGAAGACATCCCGCTGCCCGACGACTCCGTCGACATCGCGCTGTCGAACTGCGTCATCAACCTCGCCGCCGACAAGCGCGTCGTACTCGCCGAGGCCGCGCGCGTGCTCAAGCCCGGCGGACGCATCGCCTTCAGCGACGTCATCGCCGCCGACGCCATGCCCGAGGCGGTGCGCGAGGACATGCAGAAATGGACTGGTTGCATCGCCGGTGCCCTCACCCGCGAGCAGTTCGAGCGCTACCTCACCGAGGCTGGCTTCACCGATATCTCGATCACGCCGACTCACCAGGTGCACGAGTACGCCGAAGCCGCCCTCATCAACGCCAATCTTCCTGGCTAG
- the arsB gene encoding ACR3 family arsenite efflux transporter — MTQTRTPHSVAAAAPTTRLSFLDRYLPVWIGAAMVLGLVAGRAVPGLSEALTVLEVDGISLPIAIGLLVMMYPPLAKVRYDRMGEIARDRRLMALSLTLNWLVGPALMFALAWLTLPDLPEYRTGLIIVGLARCIAMVVIWNDLACGDRDAAAFLVALNSIFQVVMFAVLGWFYLAVLPGWLGLPTGDLDVSMGQIATSVLIFLGIPLLAGYLSRTLLERRRGRGWYEGTFLPRVSPFALYGLLFTIVILFALQGRQITSRPGDVARIAIPLLLYFALMWGMAYAASRALRMTYERSATTAFTAAGNNFELAIAVAIGTFGATSGQALAGVVGPLIEVPALVGLVYVSLWLRRRTRTPERAGLKEQP, encoded by the coding sequence ATGACCCAAACGAGGACGCCGCACTCGGTGGCGGCGGCCGCCCCGACCACGCGGCTGTCGTTCCTGGACCGCTACCTGCCGGTCTGGATCGGCGCTGCGATGGTGCTGGGGTTAGTGGCCGGGCGTGCAGTCCCCGGCCTGTCCGAGGCCCTCACGGTGCTCGAGGTGGACGGGATCTCGCTACCGATCGCCATCGGGCTGCTCGTGATGATGTATCCGCCGCTGGCCAAGGTGCGCTATGACCGGATGGGCGAGATCGCTCGCGACCGGCGGCTGATGGCGCTGAGCCTCACGCTCAACTGGCTCGTCGGTCCGGCACTGATGTTCGCCCTCGCCTGGCTCACCCTGCCCGACCTGCCGGAGTACCGCACCGGACTGATCATCGTCGGCCTCGCGAGGTGCATCGCGATGGTCGTCATCTGGAACGACCTCGCCTGCGGCGACCGGGACGCGGCGGCGTTCCTGGTGGCACTCAACTCGATCTTCCAAGTCGTCATGTTCGCCGTACTCGGCTGGTTCTACCTCGCGGTCCTGCCCGGCTGGCTCGGGCTGCCCACGGGTGACCTCGACGTATCGATGGGCCAGATCGCCACGTCGGTACTGATCTTCCTGGGCATTCCGCTGCTCGCCGGCTACCTGTCGCGCACGCTGCTGGAACGCCGGCGCGGTCGCGGGTGGTACGAAGGCACCTTCCTGCCGCGCGTCTCACCGTTTGCGCTCTACGGTCTGCTGTTCACGATCGTCATCCTCTTTGCTCTGCAGGGACGCCAGATCACCAGCCGCCCAGGCGATGTCGCGCGAATCGCCATACCGCTGCTGCTCTACTTCGCACTGATGTGGGGCATGGCGTACGCCGCCTCCCGGGCGCTGCGGATGACCTACGAGCGATCCGCGACCACGGCATTCACGGCCGCCGGAAACAATTTCGAACTGGCTATCGCGGTGGCGATCGGCACCTTCGGGGCGACAAGCGGACAGGCGCTCGCGGGCGTCGTCGGTCCGCTGATCGAGGTCCCCGCACTTGTCGGCCTCGTCTACGTCAGCCTCTGGTTGCGCCGCCGCACGCGCACTCCCGAGCGCGCCGGACTCAAGGAGCAGCCATGA
- a CDS encoding arsenate-mycothiol transferase ArsC translates to MTDDPPLVLFVCKSNAGKSQMAEALLREIAGDAITAVSAGTAPGSAINGQSAAAVGEVGADMSGGTPKPVDPELMRIADRVVVLGREAQLEPVDGMTAGIERWETDEPAERGIGGMQRMRLIRDDIAARVRDLATDLTTKRGENV, encoded by the coding sequence ATGACCGACGACCCTCCGCTTGTGCTGTTCGTCTGCAAGAGCAATGCCGGAAAGTCGCAGATGGCCGAGGCGCTGCTGCGCGAGATCGCGGGCGATGCCATCACGGCCGTCTCAGCGGGCACTGCACCGGGCAGCGCGATCAACGGACAGTCGGCGGCGGCCGTCGGCGAGGTCGGCGCCGACATGTCCGGCGGCACGCCGAAACCGGTCGACCCCGAGCTGATGCGCATCGCAGACCGCGTCGTCGTACTCGGCCGGGAAGCGCAGCTCGAGCCGGTCGACGGGATGACCGCGGGTATCGAGCGCTGGGAGACCGACGAACCAGCCGAGCGCGGAATCGGCGGCATGCAGCGGATGCGCTTGATCCGAGACGACATCGCCGCGCGAGTCCGCGACCTCGCCACCGACCTGACAACGAAACGAGGAGAGAACGTATGA
- a CDS encoding ArsR/SmtB family transcription factor, translating into MSNQPGGYDDCCPVVATSALSAEQAETAARIFKALGDPVRLRLYSMIASAADAICVCDLTGAFELTAPTISHHLKVLREAGLIEGERRGTWIYYRSLPHSVDALARLLDVGALEASVAT; encoded by the coding sequence GTGTCTAATCAGCCGGGCGGGTACGACGACTGCTGCCCCGTAGTAGCGACGTCGGCGCTGTCGGCTGAGCAGGCCGAGACCGCGGCGCGCATCTTCAAGGCGCTCGGTGACCCGGTGCGGCTTCGGCTCTACAGCATGATCGCCAGCGCCGCCGATGCGATCTGTGTCTGCGACCTCACCGGGGCCTTCGAGCTGACCGCGCCGACGATCTCCCACCACCTGAAGGTGCTGCGCGAGGCCGGTCTGATCGAAGGCGAGCGCCGCGGCACCTGGATCTACTACCGAAGCCTCCCGCATTCCGTCGATGCCCTGGCCCGCCTGCTCGATGTCGGCGCGCTCGAGGCCAGCGTGGCGACATGA